A stretch of the Vibrio aquimaris genome encodes the following:
- a CDS encoding carboxyl transferase domain-containing protein — MAVIKTKIKTDSPLFVKNQQAMTGLVEKLSADLESLKQGGGPKAVERQRKKGKLPVRERIDLLLDPGSDFLEVGQFAAWEVYEESIPCAGVVAGIGQIKGVPCMVLANDPSVKGGTYYPLTVKKHLRAQEIAERCNLPCVYLVDSGGANLPHQAEVFPDKDHFGRIFFNQARMSAKGIPQIAVVLGPCTAGGAYIPAMADVSVIVKKQGTIFLAGPPLVKAATGEVVTDEELGGADVHCRKSGVADYYAENEQQAMHMAREALSSCNQVANQAPIDKVLPPRLPVEEIYGIVNSDLRLSFDVREVIARIVDDSDFDEFKALFGTTLVCGFARIEGRLIGIVANNGILFAESAQKGAHFIELCAKRKIPLLFLQNITGFMVGKKVEEGGIAKHGAKLVMAVACADVPKFTIIIGGSYGAGNYGMCGRAYDPTLMWMWPNARISVMGGEQAAGVLTQVKREVLKRQGEPWSDIQENQFKKGIVELYEQQGHPYYASARLWDDGIIDPKQTRDVLAQALKAAAQAPIPDSQFGIFRM, encoded by the coding sequence ATGGCAGTCATTAAAACTAAAATAAAAACCGATTCCCCATTGTTTGTTAAAAACCAGCAAGCAATGACCGGGCTTGTAGAAAAACTCAGTGCGGATCTAGAGAGCCTAAAGCAAGGTGGAGGCCCGAAAGCTGTCGAAAGACAGCGCAAGAAAGGAAAATTACCTGTTCGCGAACGTATCGATCTTCTGCTTGATCCTGGGTCAGACTTCTTAGAAGTAGGTCAATTTGCGGCATGGGAAGTATACGAAGAGTCCATCCCATGTGCTGGTGTCGTGGCAGGAATTGGCCAAATCAAGGGCGTGCCATGTATGGTTCTGGCAAACGACCCTTCTGTTAAAGGTGGAACTTATTACCCACTCACCGTCAAAAAACACCTTAGGGCGCAGGAAATTGCGGAACGCTGCAACCTACCTTGTGTCTACTTGGTCGACTCTGGCGGTGCTAACCTCCCCCATCAAGCCGAAGTGTTTCCTGATAAAGATCATTTTGGGCGAATATTCTTTAATCAGGCGCGTATGTCAGCCAAAGGCATACCACAAATTGCCGTTGTGTTAGGTCCTTGTACTGCGGGGGGCGCCTATATACCTGCTATGGCAGATGTGTCTGTAATCGTTAAAAAACAAGGCACAATTTTCTTGGCAGGTCCTCCGCTTGTCAAAGCAGCCACTGGTGAGGTTGTGACAGATGAAGAGCTTGGCGGTGCCGATGTTCACTGTAGGAAATCTGGTGTTGCCGATTACTACGCAGAAAATGAGCAACAAGCGATGCACATGGCTCGTGAAGCACTATCAAGCTGTAATCAAGTGGCAAATCAGGCCCCTATCGACAAAGTTCTCCCTCCTAGACTGCCAGTTGAAGAAATATATGGCATCGTCAATTCGGACCTACGCCTGTCTTTCGATGTTCGAGAAGTGATTGCCCGCATCGTCGATGACTCAGACTTTGATGAGTTTAAAGCCTTATTTGGTACAACCCTCGTTTGTGGATTTGCTCGAATTGAAGGTAGACTGATCGGGATCGTCGCCAACAATGGCATTTTGTTTGCTGAATCCGCACAGAAAGGTGCCCACTTTATCGAGCTGTGCGCAAAACGTAAGATTCCTCTGTTGTTTTTGCAAAACATAACTGGTTTCATGGTTGGGAAAAAAGTTGAGGAAGGAGGCATTGCCAAACACGGCGCTAAGCTTGTTATGGCAGTGGCCTGCGCCGATGTACCTAAATTTACCATTATTATCGGCGGCTCATACGGTGCTGGTAATTATGGAATGTGTGGCCGAGCATATGACCCTACTCTAATGTGGATGTGGCCCAATGCCAGAATATCTGTGATGGGCGGCGAGCAAGCAGCTGGAGTTCTAACCCAAGTCAAACGCGAGGTGTTGAAGCGCCAAGGCGAACCATGGTCTGACATTCAAGAAAATCAATTCAAGAAAGGAATTGTCGAATTGTATGAGCAGCAAGGACACCCTTACTACGCTAGTGCAAGACTGTGGGACGATGGAATTATCGACCCAAAACAGACCCGTGATGTATTAGCACAAGCACTCAAAGCGGCGGCTCAAGCGCCTATTCCTGATAGTCAGTTTGGTATCTTCAGAATGTAA
- a CDS encoding LysR family transcriptional regulator: protein MIDKVEQQWLKSFHCVYENNSFKKASEFLGLPTSNVSRHIGLLENTLHTRLFNRTTRKTSPTPAGDQLYEQTQPLLLQLDNALNQVTEYSHDAFGQLRVLMPDSPQLAEAVVSFCVEHPSISLCCDTNLTPNQDFLNGFDVFLSFHRGNLPDSSWIAREITRWTSTVVAAPKLLRTYSKPNKLSDLHHIPCISTFSVLSGPPWVFKLQKGETITQRIHSTYRVNSGQLAKQGAMAGLGAAILPLPFCQNEIDKGLLTELHLEYEAEDLVLYAFYSSRKHLAKKVGSFIEHLQKSVHR, encoded by the coding sequence ATGATAGATAAGGTTGAGCAGCAATGGTTAAAAAGCTTTCACTGTGTTTATGAGAACAATAGTTTTAAAAAAGCCTCTGAGTTTCTTGGGTTACCGACATCTAATGTTAGCCGTCATATCGGTTTACTTGAAAATACGCTTCACACTCGACTATTTAATAGGACCACTCGTAAAACTTCACCCACTCCAGCGGGAGATCAGTTGTATGAACAAACTCAACCTTTGCTCTTACAGCTTGATAACGCATTAAACCAAGTGACTGAGTACAGCCATGATGCATTTGGTCAACTTAGAGTGCTCATGCCAGATTCTCCTCAATTGGCAGAAGCTGTGGTATCTTTTTGCGTTGAACACCCGTCAATATCATTATGCTGTGACACAAACTTAACCCCCAACCAAGATTTTCTGAACGGGTTTGATGTCTTTCTCAGTTTCCATAGAGGCAACTTACCAGACAGCAGTTGGATAGCACGGGAGATCACTCGCTGGACCAGTACAGTGGTTGCAGCCCCAAAACTACTGCGCACTTACTCAAAACCAAATAAGTTGAGTGACTTGCACCATATCCCATGCATTAGCACGTTTTCTGTGTTAAGTGGGCCCCCCTGGGTCTTTAAACTTCAAAAAGGAGAAACTATTACCCAGAGAATTCACTCTACTTATAGAGTCAACAGTGGTCAGCTTGCCAAACAAGGGGCAATGGCTGGCTTGGGCGCTGCAATATTACCGTTGCCATTTTGCCAAAATGAAATCGATAAAGGGTTACTCACCGAACTTCATCTAGAGTATGAAGCCGAAGATCTCGTGCTGTATGCCTTTTATTCATCCAGAAAACATCTAGCAAAAAAAGTTGGATCATTTATCGAACACCTTCAGAAAAGTGTTCATCGCTAA
- a CDS encoding enoyl-CoA hydratase/isomerase family protein: protein MNNTKDRTYLDCHIDSRGVATLTLNRIDKHNAFNAEVIEALIESIESLAHDESVRCLVLQGNGKHFSAGADLAWMKSMASKTEQENRQDASRLAFLMQCLDNFPHPTLALVHGCAFGGALGLICCCDIALADNSALFCLSEVKLGLVPATIGPYVNRSIGARQSRRYMLTAERFDAAQALNMGLIHEVVSSEQISERREHLLSHLLVNSPVAITKTKLLIQECESKPLAHELIDYTSELIAKVRASEQGQEGLSAFFEKRSASWVSEGQP from the coding sequence ATGAACAACACCAAGGATAGGACATACCTAGACTGCCATATTGATTCACGTGGCGTTGCAACCTTAACGTTAAATCGCATTGATAAGCACAATGCCTTTAACGCAGAGGTAATCGAAGCATTAATTGAATCCATCGAATCACTGGCTCATGACGAGTCAGTTCGATGCCTAGTGCTGCAAGGAAACGGCAAACATTTTTCTGCCGGTGCTGATTTGGCATGGATGAAGTCTATGGCAAGTAAAACTGAGCAAGAAAACCGACAAGACGCATCTAGGTTAGCGTTTTTGATGCAATGTTTGGACAATTTTCCACATCCAACTCTTGCTCTTGTCCACGGCTGCGCCTTTGGCGGCGCTTTAGGACTAATATGTTGCTGTGATATTGCGTTGGCAGATAACAGCGCACTCTTTTGTCTCAGCGAAGTCAAATTAGGCTTAGTACCTGCAACTATTGGCCCGTACGTGAATCGTAGTATTGGAGCTCGCCAATCAAGGCGCTACATGTTGACGGCCGAACGATTTGATGCAGCGCAAGCTCTAAATATGGGGCTAATTCATGAAGTGGTGTCTTCAGAGCAAATAAGCGAGCGCAGAGAGCATTTGCTTTCTCATCTACTTGTTAACAGCCCTGTTGCAATAACAAAGACTAAGCTCCTTATTCAAGAATGCGAGTCTAAACCATTGGCGCATGAGCTGATTGATTATACTAGTGAGCTTATTGCAAAAGTTAGGGCCTCAGAACAGGGGCAAGAAGGACTGAGCGCATTTTTTGAGAAGCGCTCTGCGAGCTGGGTAAGTGAGGGACAACCATGA
- a CDS encoding hydroxymethylglutaryl-CoA lyase, whose protein sequence is MIPKTDLPQSVKIVEVGPRDGLQNEKAVSTEAKVKLIDQLSSCGLKFIEAGAFVSPKWVPQMADSLEVMQQIKRQPNIRYSSLAPNLKGLETAITAKADEVAVFTSASEGFCQKNINCSIAESLERFKPVIAQARAQDIPVRGYLSCILDCPYDGPTDPNEVAKIARSLIDLGCYEVSLGDTVGTGTPMRTAKVIDAVSKQVPLERIAVHFHDTYGQALANIYQSLQMGVKVIDSSVAGLGGCPYAAGASGNVATEDVVYLCHGLGIETGIDLHLLAQAGWEISDTLGRKPTSKVSLALQR, encoded by the coding sequence ATGATCCCAAAAACAGATCTGCCTCAGTCAGTAAAAATTGTTGAAGTTGGACCTCGTGATGGCCTGCAAAATGAGAAAGCAGTATCAACAGAAGCTAAAGTAAAGCTCATTGATCAACTGTCATCATGTGGGCTTAAATTTATTGAAGCAGGTGCATTTGTTTCACCCAAGTGGGTGCCACAGATGGCGGACTCATTAGAGGTGATGCAGCAAATTAAGCGTCAGCCTAATATTCGCTACAGCTCCCTAGCCCCTAATTTAAAGGGATTAGAAACCGCAATAACGGCCAAAGCCGATGAGGTTGCTGTATTTACATCGGCATCTGAAGGGTTTTGCCAGAAAAACATCAATTGCTCCATTGCAGAAAGCTTGGAGAGGTTTAAGCCCGTCATCGCGCAAGCACGTGCTCAAGACATTCCCGTACGGGGGTATTTGTCTTGTATCCTTGATTGTCCTTACGACGGGCCAACCGATCCAAACGAGGTCGCGAAAATTGCTCGCTCCCTGATTGATCTAGGTTGCTATGAGGTATCTCTCGGCGACACCGTAGGCACAGGCACGCCGATGCGAACAGCTAAAGTTATTGATGCTGTAAGTAAGCAAGTTCCACTTGAGCGCATCGCCGTTCACTTTCATGACACCTATGGGCAGGCATTAGCTAATATTTACCAATCCCTGCAAATGGGTGTTAAAGTGATAGACAGCAGTGTTGCTGGACTTGGCGGTTGCCCATATGCTGCTGGGGCTTCCGGTAATGTCGCCACCGAGGATGTCGTTTACCTGTGCCATGGCTTAGGTATAGAGACTGGAATCGATCTACACCTGCTTGCTCAAGCTGGTTGGGAAATCAGTGATACGCTGGGTAGAAAGCCGACATCCAAAGTATCACTCGCTTTGCAGCGCTAG
- a CDS encoding GNAT family N-acetyltransferase — MELKVAAYEDYERLASLQAQSWKMFYQDALEPKYLDLDILADRRAVWQTRLINPPYNQHVLLLEEGGLLCGFICAFGNHDYEKGTIIDALHIDEYYLGKGLDVKLVSHVAQWVKKHFPNNGIYVNVVKSNRRAITFCEWLGGHFKQERTWNTPCGSQVPELIYSWNSPEKLLESTSRSQSSVLNLVKG; from the coding sequence ATGGAATTAAAAGTCGCTGCATATGAAGATTATGAACGTTTGGCTTCACTGCAGGCTCAAAGTTGGAAAATGTTTTATCAGGATGCTTTGGAACCGAAATATTTAGATCTTGATATCCTCGCCGATCGCCGAGCTGTTTGGCAAACTCGCCTCATCAACCCTCCTTATAATCAACATGTTCTACTGCTTGAAGAAGGTGGATTACTCTGCGGGTTTATATGTGCATTCGGTAACCATGACTATGAAAAGGGAACAATTATTGATGCATTACACATCGATGAGTATTACTTAGGAAAAGGGTTGGACGTTAAATTAGTTAGTCATGTAGCGCAGTGGGTTAAGAAGCACTTCCCTAATAATGGTATTTATGTGAATGTTGTAAAAAGTAATCGCAGAGCGATTACTTTTTGTGAGTGGTTGGGGGGGCACTTTAAACAGGAAAGAACTTGGAATACACCTTGTGGTTCCCAAGTCCCAGAGCTGATTTATTCTTGGAACTCGCCCGAGAAGTTACTTGAATCAACTTCGCGATCCCAGAGCAGTGTGCTTAATTTGGTTAAAGGGTAG
- a CDS encoding substrate-binding periplasmic protein encodes MKKTLALLCTVLASTSVLAKTNVTVFGDDSYPPYSYIDSGRMTGIYTVILERIFEKMPDYNVTIKGVPWKRGLLEIEGGKNFALYPPYKRPKQRPYMEYDMSILDEKLVVVCQKSVLSSPRPNWPGDYMGLTIGNNSGFSAGGDEFKAAVKAGKIKLSETKGTPKNLLKLIAGRVDCYMNDALSIQWELKKLQKEGKYNGSSIVEGATISSEQGFLGFATKGDKFPFKDDFKSQYHKILSEMKASGEVDKIIQEYLK; translated from the coding sequence ATGAAAAAAACCTTAGCTCTACTTTGTACAGTTCTAGCCTCTACCTCAGTCCTTGCAAAAACCAATGTTACCGTTTTTGGGGATGACTCTTATCCACCATATTCTTACATTGATAGCGGTCGCATGACTGGTATATATACGGTCATTCTAGAGCGCATTTTCGAGAAAATGCCTGACTACAATGTAACCATAAAAGGTGTTCCGTGGAAACGAGGACTACTTGAGATAGAAGGGGGCAAAAATTTTGCCTTGTATCCTCCCTACAAACGTCCAAAGCAGCGTCCGTATATGGAATACGACATGTCTATATTGGATGAAAAACTTGTTGTAGTGTGCCAGAAATCTGTTCTCAGCTCACCGAGACCTAACTGGCCTGGTGACTACATGGGATTGACCATTGGTAACAACTCAGGATTTTCTGCAGGCGGAGATGAGTTCAAAGCTGCTGTTAAAGCTGGGAAGATAAAACTCAGTGAGACGAAAGGAACGCCTAAGAACTTACTCAAGCTTATCGCTGGGCGTGTGGACTGTTATATGAACGACGCCTTGTCGATACAGTGGGAGCTCAAAAAGCTCCAGAAGGAAGGCAAGTATAACGGCTCAAGCATTGTAGAAGGTGCGACAATCAGTTCAGAGCAAGGCTTCCTAGGATTTGCTACCAAAGGCGATAAATTCCCATTCAAAGATGATTTCAAGTCACAGTATCACAAAATTCTTTCGGAAATGAAAGCGAGCGGTGAAGTGGATAAAATCATTCAAGAATATTTGAAATAG
- a CDS encoding OmpA family protein, giving the protein MGVTEDSDYNRVTTPNYSANIENKDEVGAYVQVVIPFGGGKRERLNCNRLFNIEIDRLKAQIEKLKAEASLGDIWAQASEEQDKSIPEMITVDETRGTALFDVDGYSLNSSFTHKFNDVVFTLLDNDQAKVKVIVLNDSGLPESEELDLAEQRADSIAKYLESRGIDKSRIKVLARGNLYPVEASDTQEGRNANTRVEFIISR; this is encoded by the coding sequence ATGGGTGTCACTGAAGATAGTGATTACAACCGTGTTACCACTCCAAACTATTCGGCCAATATCGAAAATAAGGATGAGGTTGGTGCGTATGTTCAAGTGGTGATCCCCTTTGGTGGCGGAAAACGTGAACGTTTAAACTGTAATCGCCTTTTCAATATTGAAATCGATCGCCTAAAAGCACAGATTGAAAAACTCAAAGCGGAAGCCAGCCTGGGTGATATTTGGGCGCAGGCGAGTGAAGAACAGGATAAAAGCATTCCTGAGATGATCACAGTCGATGAAACACGTGGGACTGCACTTTTCGATGTCGATGGTTACTCGCTGAACTCATCGTTTACTCATAAGTTTAACGATGTGGTTTTTACACTTCTTGATAACGATCAAGCGAAAGTTAAGGTTATCGTACTCAATGATTCTGGTTTACCAGAGAGTGAAGAGCTGGATCTTGCCGAGCAACGAGCAGACTCTATCGCAAAATATCTAGAGAGTAGAGGCATTGATAAAAGCCGGATAAAAGTACTCGCACGAGGGAACCTTTACCCCGTAGAGGCGAGTGATACCCAAGAAGGCCGAAACGCAAATACTAGGGTTGAATTTATCATTAGTAGGTAA
- a CDS encoding DMT family transporter, whose translation MTLMVHQKQRKIGIGLILFSSLLWGTTGTAASLIPNVSPLAIGGFSMGLGGFLLALLARKTIISDRMILNENKWLVCIGALALAVYPLAFYTSMKMAGVAIGTVVSISSAPLFVAIIERLFSKNTTVDLLWIFSLFIGTLGISLLVFSDSSVAMESSEINHHIGISLGLLAGLTYAIYAWVARDLITKGANSKSAMGSVFGLGAVFLIPSLIFTGDGLFDTQLSTSVALYMALVPMFLGYVCFGYGLKVVSASQASLLTLFEPVVATVFALSIVGERIEALGLIGIGLIMMCLLLQSYQPKSKSHLALQSE comes from the coding sequence ATGACACTCATGGTACATCAAAAACAGAGAAAAATTGGCATAGGTTTGATTTTATTCTCGTCTTTGCTTTGGGGAACAACAGGAACGGCTGCTTCATTGATCCCCAATGTGAGCCCTTTGGCGATTGGTGGATTTTCTATGGGCTTAGGCGGTTTCTTATTAGCATTGCTAGCGCGAAAAACAATCATCAGCGATAGGATGATATTGAATGAAAACAAGTGGCTAGTTTGTATTGGAGCCTTAGCCTTAGCGGTTTATCCTCTTGCTTTTTATACCTCGATGAAGATGGCTGGAGTCGCTATTGGTACGGTCGTGTCTATATCTAGTGCGCCATTATTTGTTGCCATCATAGAACGTCTTTTTAGCAAAAATACCACAGTGGATTTACTTTGGATCTTTAGTCTTTTTATCGGCACATTAGGCATAAGTTTACTGGTCTTTTCAGACTCCTCTGTCGCTATGGAGTCGTCTGAGATAAATCACCATATTGGTATTAGCCTAGGGTTGTTAGCCGGTTTGACTTACGCGATTTATGCATGGGTGGCGAGAGATCTAATCACTAAAGGGGCGAATTCAAAATCTGCGATGGGAAGTGTTTTTGGTTTAGGTGCTGTATTTCTTATCCCCTCACTTATTTTTACTGGGGATGGGCTATTTGACACACAATTAAGTACCTCAGTTGCTTTATATATGGCATTGGTACCAATGTTTTTAGGGTATGTTTGCTTTGGGTATGGCTTAAAAGTGGTGTCAGCAAGTCAAGCAAGTTTACTTACGCTTTTTGAACCTGTTGTTGCGACTGTATTTGCGTTAAGTATAGTTGGTGAGCGTATTGAAGCGCTTGGATTGATAGGTATAGGGCTGATTATGATGTGTTTACTATTGCAATCATATCAACCCAAAAGCAAGTCTCATCTAGCGCTGCAAAGCGAGTGA
- a CDS encoding AraC family transcriptional regulator → MKNSLSIRAYTRQKHGHTHDYHQLVLPIAGAIDIELDSYVGSVSVGECVVIPSGICHHFRAHESARFVVADLNELPSNLLDTTSLVFPISAPLLSYLSFVESQLQHRVEDTLEESMMSMFNQLMLQQSCDMKIDRRIRLAIQAIDKDLSDEISIDSLAAKACLSPTQFKKLFKLSTGQSVMQYVAKQRMEKAKALLTHTDMPVQLISEAVGYSDLSAFSRRFSLFFGLSPKAMRG, encoded by the coding sequence GTGAAAAATAGCCTTTCTATACGAGCGTATACCCGTCAGAAGCATGGTCACACACATGACTACCATCAATTGGTTTTGCCGATAGCTGGCGCAATCGATATTGAACTTGATAGTTACGTAGGAAGCGTTTCTGTTGGCGAGTGCGTTGTCATTCCTTCGGGAATCTGTCACCACTTTCGCGCCCATGAATCCGCTCGGTTTGTTGTTGCCGACTTAAACGAGTTACCATCAAATTTACTTGATACGACAAGTTTGGTATTTCCCATATCGGCGCCTCTCCTATCCTACTTATCGTTTGTCGAGTCTCAGCTACAACATAGGGTCGAAGATACTCTTGAAGAATCTATGATGTCTATGTTCAATCAGCTTATGCTTCAACAATCTTGTGACATGAAGATAGATCGTAGAATTCGACTAGCAATACAAGCTATAGACAAGGATCTCAGTGATGAAATTAGCATTGACTCTTTAGCTGCAAAGGCTTGCCTTAGTCCAACACAATTTAAGAAGTTGTTTAAGCTTTCTACAGGTCAAAGCGTGATGCAATATGTTGCCAAGCAGCGTATGGAAAAGGCGAAAGCTTTATTAACTCACACTGATATGCCAGTTCAATTGATCTCTGAAGCGGTTGGATATTCCGACCTGTCGGCATTTAGTCGGCGGTTTTCTCTGTTTTTTGGTCTTTCACCTAAAGCAATGCGTGGTTGA
- a CDS encoding isovaleryl-CoA dehydrogenase — protein sequence MISQYTPLNFGLDESINMLREHVNAFAREQIAPIAAKVDEENQFPNHLWAEMGAMGLLGVTVDEEFGGAGMGYLAHVVAMEEISRASASVALSYGAHSNLCVNQIFRNGNAAQREKYLPKLVTGEHIGALAMSEPNAGSDVVSMQLKAELKGDHYVLNGNKMWITNGPDAHVLVVYAKTDPSAASKGITAFIIESDFEGFSHAQKLDKLGMRGSNTCELVFNNCKVPVENVLGEVNQGVKVLMSGLDYERVVLAAGPLGIMQACLDLVVPYVHDRKQFGRSIGEFQLIQAKVADMYTRANAARSYVYAVASACDRGETTRKDAAGAILYSAEMATQIALDAIQLLGGNGYINEFPAGRLLRDAKLYEIGAGTSEIRRMLIGRELFEESR from the coding sequence ATGATATCTCAATACACCCCTCTCAATTTCGGACTCGACGAGTCAATCAACATGTTGAGAGAGCACGTCAATGCTTTTGCTCGAGAGCAGATAGCCCCTATTGCGGCTAAAGTGGACGAAGAAAACCAGTTCCCCAACCATCTTTGGGCTGAAATGGGAGCAATGGGATTGCTTGGTGTCACGGTTGATGAAGAGTTTGGTGGTGCTGGCATGGGCTATCTTGCTCATGTGGTGGCGATGGAGGAAATAAGCCGCGCTTCAGCTTCCGTTGCTTTGAGCTATGGTGCACATTCAAACTTATGTGTGAACCAAATATTTCGCAATGGCAACGCTGCCCAACGAGAAAAATATCTACCGAAACTCGTTACTGGTGAGCATATTGGTGCTTTGGCGATGAGTGAGCCTAATGCTGGCTCTGACGTGGTGAGCATGCAACTTAAGGCCGAGCTTAAAGGTGATCACTACGTACTTAATGGCAACAAAATGTGGATCACTAACGGTCCAGATGCTCATGTTCTTGTCGTGTACGCAAAAACCGACCCTTCCGCAGCATCGAAAGGGATCACTGCTTTTATCATAGAAAGTGATTTTGAAGGCTTTAGCCACGCTCAAAAGCTCGACAAACTGGGGATGAGAGGGTCCAATACCTGTGAGCTGGTATTCAACAACTGCAAAGTTCCAGTTGAAAATGTCCTAGGTGAAGTAAATCAAGGCGTAAAAGTTCTTATGAGCGGTTTGGATTATGAACGTGTTGTACTTGCAGCAGGTCCACTTGGCATTATGCAAGCCTGTCTTGATCTCGTGGTTCCTTATGTCCATGACCGCAAGCAATTTGGTCGCTCTATTGGCGAGTTTCAGCTAATCCAAGCCAAGGTTGCAGACATGTACACCCGAGCCAATGCTGCTCGATCTTATGTTTATGCTGTGGCAAGTGCATGTGACAGAGGAGAAACGACCAGAAAAGACGCAGCTGGAGCTATCTTATACAGCGCCGAAATGGCGACTCAAATTGCCCTAGATGCTATCCAGTTACTTGGTGGCAACGGCTATATCAATGAATTTCCTGCCGGACGTTTATTAAGAGACGCAAAACTCTATGAAATTGGTGCAGGAACGTCAGAAATTCGCAGGATGCTTATTGGGCGTGAGCTGTTTGAAGAGTCACGCTAA
- a CDS encoding DUF6482 family protein, translating into MELQIESLEGGIYLAYSVDGDEKMLLRDGNHDPLKFSSLCQAKEHFKDQQYHSACLVHLSAYDEMCGENIAAGIPLKTDLQWY; encoded by the coding sequence ATGGAATTGCAAATCGAATCATTGGAAGGTGGAATTTATTTAGCTTATTCGGTAGATGGTGACGAGAAGATGTTACTGCGCGATGGCAATCATGACCCACTTAAATTTTCGAGCTTATGTCAAGCGAAGGAGCATTTCAAAGACCAGCAGTACCATAGTGCTTGCCTGGTTCACCTTAGCGCGTACGACGAAATGTGTGGTGAAAATATCGCAGCGGGTATCCCTCTCAAAACAGACCTTCAATGGTACTAA